A single region of the Acidimicrobiales bacterium genome encodes:
- a CDS encoding hypothetical protein (possible pseudo, frameshifted) — protein MVVPAENLVIPPGGGGGSDVGLALVNATMGAIFVGLAQAAFDVAIEFVRERRQGGRLLADHQLTRFRLFEMDRKIRCARALARAAIVRAATVGPDLAMSVGAKVTSTQTAFEVAHEAVQLHGGAGLTREHLPEKLLRDARASLIEDGSNEVLGLIVGERLVAQ, from the coding sequence GTGGTTGTTCCGGCCGAGAACCTGGTCATCCCGCCCGGCGGAGGTGGCGGCAGCGACGTAGGTCTGGCGCTCGTAAACGCCACCATGGGGGCGATATTCGTCGGCTTGGCGCAAGCGGCCTTCGATGTCGCGATCGAGTTCGTCCGCGAACGCCGGCAGGGTGGCCGTCTGCTCGCCGACCACCAACTCACCCGTTTCCGTCTGTTCGAGATGGACAGGAAGATCCGCTGCGCACGCGCATTGGCACGGGCTGCGATCGTCCGGGCGGCGACGGTCGGTCCCGATCTGGCGATGTCGGTGGGCGCGAAGGTCACGTCGACACAGACAGCGTTTGAAGTGGCCCACGAAGCGGTGCAACTGCACGGCGGTGCCGGTCTCACCCGCGAGCACCTTCCCGAGAAGCTCCTCAGAGACGCGCGGGCATCGCTGATCGAAGACGGCTCGAACGAAGTGCTCGGACTCATAGTGGGGGAACGGCTGGTGGCGCAATGA
- the gshB gene encoding glutathione synthetase produces MRIGFVVNDVATELATYTTVRLALCATNRGHESWFIGVGDFDLEVDGSVRARARRATGGRYKSTESYLRAVQGRRAQVERIVVDDLDVLLLRNDPSTEKGQRAWAQTAALDFGRMAMRRGVIVLNDPNGLAKAMNKMYFQQFPEEVRPRTLITRDRDEIRQFVDEEGGRCVLKPLLGSGGQSVFLVTPDARANLNQMIDAVSRDGYVIVQEYLPAAEKGDIRLFLMNGLPLRHRGRYAAFRRVRQGGDLRSNVHAGGSVAKATLDDDCFRLAEIVRPKLVYDGMFLVGLDIVGDKLMEINVFSPGGLGSAQRMEGVAFEAAVLDALERKVEYSRSYDRHFDNVAMATL; encoded by the coding sequence ATGCGTATCGGATTCGTCGTCAACGACGTGGCCACAGAGCTGGCCACCTACACCACAGTGCGGCTGGCTCTGTGTGCCACCAACCGCGGTCACGAGTCCTGGTTCATCGGCGTGGGGGACTTCGACCTCGAAGTGGACGGCTCGGTCAGGGCGCGCGCCAGGCGTGCCACCGGCGGCCGGTACAAGTCCACCGAGAGCTACCTCCGGGCGGTTCAGGGTCGCAGAGCCCAAGTGGAACGGATCGTGGTCGACGACCTCGACGTCCTGCTGTTGCGCAACGATCCCTCCACCGAGAAAGGCCAGCGCGCCTGGGCACAGACCGCTGCCCTGGACTTCGGCCGGATGGCCATGCGGAGGGGCGTGATCGTCTTGAACGATCCGAACGGCCTAGCCAAGGCCATGAACAAGATGTACTTTCAGCAGTTTCCCGAAGAGGTCCGCCCGCGGACACTCATAACGCGGGACCGGGACGAGATCCGACAGTTCGTCGACGAAGAGGGTGGACGCTGCGTGCTGAAGCCCCTGTTGGGATCCGGCGGGCAGAGCGTCTTCCTGGTCACACCCGACGCCCGGGCGAACCTCAACCAGATGATCGACGCGGTGAGCCGCGACGGGTACGTGATCGTGCAGGAGTACCTCCCGGCGGCGGAGAAGGGCGACATACGGCTATTCCTGATGAACGGCCTCCCGCTCAGGCACCGCGGAAGGTACGCGGCGTTCCGGCGAGTACGGCAAGGGGGAGACCTGAGGAGCAACGTTCACGCAGGAGGGTCCGTCGCCAAGGCGACCCTCGACGACGACTGCTTTCGTCTCGCCGAGATCGTCAGACCGAAACTGGTCTATGACGGGATGTTCCTCGTCGGGTTGGACATCGTCGGCGACAAGCTGATGGAGATAAACGTGTTCTCCCCGGGCGGTCTCGGCTCCGCGCAGCGGATGGAGGGCGTCGCCTTCGAAGCGGCGGTCCTCGACGCCCTCGAGCGCAAGGTCGAGTATTCCCGTTCCTACGACCGTCACTTCGACAACGTGGCGATGGCCACCCTGTGA
- a CDS encoding aconitate hydratase: protein MTPENPDRSRLDSFGSRAQLKVGERTFLIHRIDATGADVRRLPYTIRVLLENLLRHEDGVDVTGDDVSALAHWSPTGRQDREVAFHPARILLQDFTGVPVLVDLAAMRDAVEQLGGDPARVNPQVPAELVIDHSIQVDYFATPDAFERNAELEYRRNAERYAFLRWGQQAFDNMVVVPPDTGICHQVNLEYLARVVFVDRDGNAYPDTLVGTDSHTPMVNGLGVLGWGVGGIEAEAAMLGQPIPLLTPAVVGVRLTGALAPEATATDLVLTITEFLRRHGVVGKFVEFFGPGVASLPLETRATIGNMSPEYGSTVTIFPIDEETLRYLRFTGRSEEQVALVEAYAKEQGLWHEPDGDQPDYTETLELDLTTVEPCIAGPARPQDRIPLKSAKERVRAALGEVAARAEGAGVAVRTTGATDGRGADSSPPDGGVAAEERPSRPTQVTLDDGTEVTLDHGHVVIAAITSCTNTSNPQVMVAAGLLAKAAVERGLTRKPWVKTSLAPGSQVVIDYLEAAGLMPYLEKLGFSLVGYGCTTCIGNSGPLPGPISEAVRGSGLAVAAVLSGNRNFEGRINPDVRMNFLASPPLVVAYAIAGTTDIDLYTEPLGVDSNGTPVMLRDIWPSPHSVDETVRTSLRSEMFRRRYAGAMEGDERWRSLPVPGGNRYDWSEDSTYVRRPPFFDGIEPTPKPPGDIVGARALVVVGDSVTTDHISPAGSIPKDGPAGRWLIEHGVDPSEFNSFGARRGNHEVMMRGTFANLRLRNRLAPGTEGGWTVHLPDGELMTVWEAAERYREEKVPLIVLGGKEYGSGSSRDWAAKGTALLGVRAVLAESFERIHRSNLVGMGVLPLELPKGETVDSLGLDGRETYSILGLEGASAESFPQMLRVVAEGTDGRRVEFDVNVRVDTPSEVRYFLHGGILPYVARRLAGL, encoded by the coding sequence ATGACCCCCGAGAACCCAGACCGCAGTCGCCTCGACTCCTTCGGGTCGCGAGCGCAGCTGAAGGTAGGAGAGAGGACCTTCCTGATACACAGGATCGACGCGACCGGCGCCGACGTCCGCCGCCTTCCATACACGATCAGGGTGCTGCTGGAGAACCTCCTGCGTCACGAAGACGGAGTGGACGTCACGGGAGACGACGTGTCGGCGCTCGCCCACTGGAGTCCCACCGGTCGGCAGGACCGTGAGGTGGCGTTCCACCCGGCTCGCATCCTCCTCCAGGACTTCACCGGCGTCCCTGTTCTGGTGGACCTGGCGGCCATGCGCGACGCCGTGGAGCAACTCGGAGGTGATCCTGCGCGAGTGAACCCGCAGGTCCCTGCGGAGCTGGTAATCGACCATTCGATCCAAGTCGACTATTTCGCCACACCCGACGCCTTCGAGAGGAACGCAGAACTCGAATACCGGAGGAACGCAGAACGATACGCGTTCCTCCGATGGGGACAGCAGGCCTTCGACAACATGGTCGTCGTCCCCCCTGACACGGGCATCTGCCATCAGGTGAATCTCGAATATCTCGCACGTGTCGTGTTCGTCGACCGAGACGGCAACGCCTACCCGGACACTCTCGTGGGAACCGACTCGCACACTCCGATGGTGAACGGACTGGGTGTGCTCGGCTGGGGCGTGGGAGGAATCGAAGCCGAAGCGGCGATGCTCGGGCAGCCGATCCCACTCCTGACTCCCGCTGTGGTCGGCGTCCGGCTCACAGGAGCATTGGCTCCCGAAGCGACGGCGACGGACCTGGTGCTGACGATCACGGAGTTTCTCCGCAGACACGGCGTGGTTGGGAAGTTCGTCGAGTTCTTCGGCCCCGGCGTGGCAAGCCTCCCCCTGGAGACTCGGGCGACGATAGGGAACATGTCACCGGAGTACGGATCGACGGTGACCATCTTTCCGATCGACGAGGAGACCCTCCGCTACCTCCGCTTCACCGGGCGGAGCGAAGAACAAGTCGCGCTCGTCGAGGCCTACGCCAAGGAGCAGGGTCTGTGGCACGAGCCCGACGGCGACCAGCCCGACTACACCGAGACACTGGAACTGGACCTCACGACCGTCGAGCCGTGCATAGCGGGACCCGCGAGACCGCAGGACCGCATCCCACTGAAGTCGGCGAAGGAGCGCGTAAGAGCGGCGTTGGGCGAGGTAGCTGCCAGGGCCGAGGGAGCGGGTGTGGCCGTGCGCACTACCGGCGCCACCGACGGTCGAGGCGCGGACTCCTCTCCTCCGGATGGCGGTGTCGCAGCCGAGGAGCGCCCTTCGCGTCCGACGCAGGTCACGTTGGACGATGGTACGGAAGTCACCCTCGACCACGGGCATGTGGTTATTGCCGCGATCACGAGTTGTACGAACACGTCGAACCCCCAGGTGATGGTCGCGGCCGGTCTCCTGGCGAAGGCCGCGGTCGAGCGTGGGCTGACCAGGAAACCGTGGGTGAAGACCAGCCTCGCCCCCGGCTCGCAGGTGGTGATCGACTATCTCGAAGCGGCCGGGCTCATGCCCTATCTGGAAAAGCTCGGATTCTCGCTCGTCGGATACGGGTGCACCACGTGCATCGGCAACTCGGGGCCGCTCCCTGGGCCGATCTCCGAGGCTGTGCGCGGCTCCGGTCTGGCGGTGGCTGCCGTGCTCTCGGGAAATCGGAACTTCGAAGGTCGGATCAACCCGGACGTCAGGATGAACTTCCTCGCGTCACCACCGCTCGTGGTGGCCTACGCGATCGCGGGAACGACCGACATCGATCTCTACACCGAGCCGCTCGGCGTGGATTCGAATGGGACACCCGTAATGTTGCGTGACATCTGGCCGTCGCCACACTCGGTCGACGAGACGGTTAGGACGAGCCTCCGCTCCGAGATGTTCCGCCGCCGCTACGCAGGCGCCATGGAGGGAGACGAGCGGTGGCGTTCGCTCCCGGTCCCAGGGGGGAATCGCTACGACTGGTCGGAGGACTCCACGTACGTGAGGAGGCCTCCGTTCTTCGACGGGATCGAGCCGACTCCGAAGCCTCCGGGGGACATCGTCGGTGCGAGGGCGCTGGTGGTCGTGGGTGACTCGGTGACGACCGACCACATCTCACCGGCCGGTTCGATCCCCAAGGACGGACCTGCGGGCAGGTGGTTGATCGAGCACGGGGTGGACCCGTCCGAGTTCAACTCTTTCGGTGCGCGTCGCGGGAACCACGAGGTGATGATGCGGGGCACCTTCGCCAACCTGCGGCTGAGAAACCGTCTCGCTCCCGGGACGGAGGGTGGTTGGACGGTGCACCTGCCGGACGGGGAGCTGATGACCGTCTGGGAGGCCGCGGAACGCTACAGAGAGGAGAAGGTGCCTCTGATCGTCTTGGGGGGGAAGGAATATGGGTCTGGCTCGAGCCGCGACTGGGCTGCGAAGGGCACCGCGCTGTTGGGTGTCCGTGCCGTGCTGGCCGAGTCGTTCGAGCGCATCCACCGATCCAACCTGGTGGGAATGGGGGTGCTTCCACTGGAGTTGCCCAAGGGCGAGACGGTCGACTCTCTCGGTCTCGACGGCAGGGAGACGTATTCCATCCTCGGGCTCGAGGGTGCGTCCGCGGAGTCCTTCCCCCAGATGTTGAGAGTGGTCGCAGAGGGGACAGACGGCCGGCGGGTGGAGTTCGACGTGAACGTGCGGGTGGACACCCCCTCGGAGGTGCGTTACTTCCTGCACGGTGGGATCCTTCCTTATGTGGCGAGGCGCCTGGCCGGGTTGTGA
- a CDS encoding glycosyl transferase — protein MSGRIRIGLIAPPWVPVPPPSYGGTETMLDSLARALVRAGHEVVLFTTGDSTCPVERRFELPEAETHRMGVAVPELRHVMAAYEALRDVDIIHDHTIIGPVYSQLVDSPPVVTTNHGPFNDELRAVYRRVAEKVPLIAISRHQASTAGDVPVAAVIHHGVDPESFEVGDGSGDDQGEYFLFLGRMAEEKGAARAAEIARRAGVRLIIAAKMREPWEVAYFNEKVAPLLDDRIVFVGEVGFEEKVRLLGGARALLNPIRWPEPFGMVMVEAMACGTPVLAFPEGAASEIVEDRVTGFLCRDEDEMARRLSDVPEIDRQLCRSRVEKHFSSDRMAEDHLRLYRRVLEERVRLA, from the coding sequence GTGTCCGGAAGGATTCGCATCGGTCTGATCGCCCCGCCTTGGGTTCCGGTGCCTCCTCCGAGCTACGGCGGCACCGAGACGATGCTCGATTCACTCGCCCGCGCCCTCGTCCGCGCCGGGCACGAGGTGGTGCTCTTCACGACCGGTGACTCGACTTGTCCTGTGGAGAGACGCTTCGAACTACCTGAGGCCGAGACGCACCGTATGGGGGTGGCGGTACCGGAGCTTCGCCATGTGATGGCTGCCTACGAGGCGCTGCGCGACGTGGACATAATCCACGACCACACGATCATCGGCCCCGTCTACTCGCAACTGGTGGACTCCCCGCCTGTGGTCACCACCAACCACGGTCCGTTCAACGACGAGCTGCGGGCGGTGTACAGACGCGTTGCCGAGAAGGTTCCCTTGATAGCCATATCGAGACACCAGGCGTCGACCGCGGGCGACGTACCGGTCGCGGCGGTGATCCATCACGGTGTAGATCCCGAGTCCTTCGAGGTCGGAGACGGCAGCGGAGACGACCAAGGCGAGTATTTCTTGTTTCTCGGTCGCATGGCTGAGGAAAAGGGTGCGGCTCGCGCCGCGGAGATCGCCCGGCGCGCAGGGGTACGGCTCATCATCGCGGCGAAGATGCGTGAGCCGTGGGAGGTGGCCTACTTCAACGAGAAAGTGGCACCGTTGCTCGACGATCGCATCGTCTTCGTCGGCGAGGTGGGTTTCGAAGAGAAGGTCCGTCTGCTGGGCGGGGCCCGTGCGTTGCTCAATCCGATCAGGTGGCCCGAGCCGTTCGGAATGGTGATGGTGGAGGCGATGGCGTGCGGCACACCCGTACTCGCCTTCCCCGAGGGAGCGGCCTCCGAGATCGTCGAGGACCGAGTTACCGGCTTCCTGTGTCGAGACGAGGACGAGATGGCGAGACGGCTTTCTGACGTGCCGGAGATCGATCGCCAGCTGTGCAGGAGTCGCGTCGAAAAGCACTTCTCGTCCGACAGGATGGCCGAAGACCACCTGCGCTTGTATCGGCGGGTTCTGGAGGAGCGGGTCCGGCTCGCCTGA
- the nifS gene encoding cysteine desulfurase has protein sequence MDTPLDRDQFPVTRNYVYLNHAGVAALPKVAARRMTEVVTSFMGEGVLAETRFAERAGEVRRTAAWLMGVPEEDVALVKNTTEGLSFVANGLEWEPGDRVLIPEGDFPSLVWPFLTLNDVGVRVDTVRPRGEGRALTIDDFAKALAGGGAKLVAVSWVDYQTGWRVDLAALASLCHEFGALLCVDAIQGLGVIPAHFNQWGVDFAASGGHKWMLGPLGTGVLYVAGRHRDMLRVSEAGWNSVAHRYQWNDLRWIPDPTARRYEGGSMDLAAIAGLGSALELLREAGVDNIWSHVDELCRHACVRLLEAGAEIVSERAPEVRSGIVVFRVEGEAPDQIVAYLRERGFVCVPRGGGVRISPHAYNTIDEIDALAEALASMRLKRTPRISGTSSRTIQPDHQPHRAVI, from the coding sequence GTGGACACACCACTGGACAGAGACCAGTTCCCTGTCACGAGGAACTACGTGTACCTCAACCACGCGGGAGTAGCCGCCCTGCCGAAAGTCGCCGCTCGTCGCATGACGGAAGTCGTCACCTCGTTCATGGGTGAGGGAGTGCTGGCAGAGACTCGTTTTGCAGAACGCGCGGGCGAAGTGCGACGCACCGCGGCTTGGCTCATGGGCGTACCCGAAGAAGACGTGGCGCTCGTGAAGAACACGACCGAGGGTCTCTCGTTCGTCGCAAACGGGCTCGAGTGGGAGCCCGGAGATCGCGTGCTGATTCCGGAAGGGGACTTTCCGAGCCTGGTGTGGCCGTTTCTCACTCTCAACGACGTCGGCGTGCGAGTCGACACGGTCCGTCCGAGGGGAGAGGGTCGTGCGCTCACGATCGACGACTTTGCCAAGGCGCTGGCCGGCGGTGGAGCCAAGCTCGTGGCAGTCTCTTGGGTGGACTATCAGACCGGCTGGCGTGTCGACCTTGCCGCGCTTGCGTCGCTCTGCCACGAGTTCGGGGCACTTCTCTGCGTGGACGCCATCCAAGGGCTGGGGGTGATCCCGGCCCACTTCAACCAATGGGGCGTCGATTTCGCAGCCTCAGGAGGGCACAAGTGGATGCTCGGCCCGCTCGGCACGGGTGTCCTATATGTGGCGGGTCGCCATCGAGACATGTTGAGGGTGAGCGAGGCGGGTTGGAACTCGGTCGCGCATCGATACCAATGGAACGACCTCCGTTGGATCCCCGATCCGACTGCTCGCCGATACGAGGGTGGGTCCATGGATCTCGCGGCAATCGCAGGACTCGGCTCCGCCCTGGAACTGTTGCGTGAAGCAGGAGTCGACAACATCTGGTCACACGTCGACGAACTGTGCCGTCATGCCTGCGTCCGGCTGCTCGAAGCAGGCGCGGAGATCGTCTCCGAACGGGCACCCGAAGTCAGGTCGGGCATCGTCGTCTTCCGTGTCGAAGGCGAGGCGCCGGACCAGATCGTCGCATATCTCAGGGAACGGGGATTCGTGTGTGTGCCACGGGGCGGAGGCGTTCGCATCTCGCCTCACGCCTACAACACGATCGACGAGATAGACGCCTTGGCGGAAGCGCTCGCCTCGATGAGGCTGAAGAGAACTCCCCGCATCAGCGGCACGTCGAGCCGCACCATTCAGCCTGACCACCAACCTCACCGGGCCGTCATCTGA
- a CDS encoding acyl-CoA dehydrogenase: protein MAIDFTLEPHVEEVRDRVRTFMQETVIPAVEEFEKDDERALRRGDYIQTILELREKAKAEGLWLPHMPKEWGGMGLGHVEMAMVQAEAGRTRIGPWVLNCHAPDEGNMHTLLHWGTDEQKEKYLRPLCEGRVMSCFAMTEPEVAGSDPTLIRTTAVKDGDEWVINGHKWFISNARRSNFAILIARTEPDVPEGSRGATTAFIVDLPAEGWHDVREIETMHGSTGHSEIVIENLRVPDSNILGGRGNGHRLGQYRLGPARLAHCMRWIAQAEVALDMMVDRALNRYSHGSLLAEKQAIQWMIAESAMELYQCKLMVLHAAYKIDRGEDFRTEVSMAKHFVANALNRIVDRSIQVHGALGYSKDTPLASMFQHARWARFADGADEIHMMRIAERTIAAYRDTGSTRAATGNLPL, encoded by the coding sequence ATGGCCATCGACTTCACTTTGGAACCCCACGTCGAGGAGGTGCGGGACCGCGTCCGCACGTTCATGCAGGAGACCGTCATCCCCGCGGTCGAGGAGTTCGAGAAGGACGACGAGCGGGCGCTCCGGCGAGGTGATTACATCCAGACGATCCTCGAGCTTCGGGAGAAGGCGAAGGCCGAGGGCCTGTGGCTGCCCCACATGCCGAAGGAGTGGGGCGGGATGGGGCTTGGCCACGTCGAGATGGCCATGGTGCAGGCGGAGGCCGGGAGGACGCGCATAGGTCCGTGGGTGCTCAACTGTCATGCCCCCGACGAGGGGAACATGCACACGCTCCTCCACTGGGGGACCGACGAGCAGAAGGAGAAGTACCTGCGCCCGCTCTGCGAGGGTCGGGTCATGTCGTGCTTCGCCATGACCGAACCGGAGGTGGCCGGGTCTGACCCCACCCTGATCAGGACGACCGCAGTGAAAGACGGTGACGAGTGGGTGATAAACGGCCACAAGTGGTTCATCTCCAACGCTCGTCGTTCCAACTTCGCCATCCTGATCGCGCGGACCGAACCCGACGTGCCGGAGGGCTCTCGAGGCGCGACCACGGCCTTCATCGTCGACCTCCCTGCAGAGGGCTGGCACGACGTGCGCGAGATAGAGACCATGCACGGTTCCACCGGGCACTCCGAAATCGTCATAGAGAACCTGCGAGTCCCCGATTCGAACATCCTCGGCGGCCGTGGCAACGGCCACAGGCTAGGCCAGTACAGGCTAGGACCCGCGCGGCTCGCCCACTGCATGCGGTGGATCGCCCAGGCGGAGGTCGCGTTGGACATGATGGTGGACCGCGCGCTGAACCGCTATTCGCACGGTTCTCTGCTCGCCGAGAAGCAGGCGATCCAGTGGATGATCGCCGAGTCGGCCATGGAGCTGTACCAGTGCAAACTGATGGTACTCCATGCCGCCTACAAGATCGACAGGGGCGAGGACTTCCGCACCGAGGTGTCGATGGCCAAGCACTTTGTGGCGAACGCGCTCAACAGGATCGTGGACCGGTCGATCCAGGTCCACGGGGCGCTCGGCTATTCGAAGGACACGCCGCTCGCGAGCATGTTCCAGCACGCACGGTGGGCGCGTTTCGCCGACGGAGCAGACGAGATCCACATGATGCGCATAGCGGAGCGGACGATCGCCGCGTACCGGGACACGGGCTCGACGAGGGCGGCTACGGGAAACCTTCCTCTCTGA
- a CDS encoding amylo-alpha-1,6-glucosidase: MPDGFQFGSEATALQRGAVTLVEESAFCISDPKGDITPGTPEGLFFLDSRLLSTWRVRVDGSSPELLTAAQPSPSSATFVTRVQKGLGPHESGVLLVRRRYVGRGMREDFEIRNYEKTRRTLRVELDVDADLAGLFEVKENRVVRRGEYAYEFEPGRLAFRRKWAGHVRTVEVLVSPDAEILGETIVWHVQVPPGDRWSTCLEVSLRVGDRSIEPGYRCGLPVSEAAPAKRFRTWQETAPRVKTSHAPLANAVQRAVADLGALRIFDPDRPDKAVIAAGAPWFMTLFGRDSLIASWMALIVEPDLALATLETLARFQGQRVDEATEEQPGRILHEIRFGEAASLSLGGAHVYYGSVDATLLFVMLLGELRRWGLADDLVPRLLPHADRALEWAEVWGDRDGDGYVEYMRSSPHGLRNQGWKDSWDGITFADGTLAEPPIALCEVQGYLYGAYVARAHFAQEAGDEEEARRWQSKAHDLRYRFNRDFWLEDRQCFALGLDKDKRPIDSVASNMGHCLWTGIVEPDKAAMVAKRLLAEDMFSGWGVRTLSTEMGAYNPVSYHCGSVWPHDNALVAAGLLRYGFVEEAHRIIRGQLEAADALGGRLPELFSGLERGDLEVPVSYPTSCSPQAWAAAAPLYYLRLLLRLDPWIPHGKVWLAPELPEWIPDLRIEGIRLGADHVDIEVADGRVHVDGLSGRVELIRHPRQPLTAVIPP, translated from the coding sequence GTGCCAGACGGGTTCCAGTTCGGTTCAGAGGCCACGGCCCTACAACGCGGAGCGGTCACCCTGGTCGAGGAGTCGGCTTTCTGCATATCCGACCCCAAAGGCGACATCACACCGGGCACTCCCGAAGGTCTTTTCTTCCTCGACTCTCGTCTGCTCAGCACTTGGCGGGTCCGAGTCGACGGGAGCAGCCCGGAGCTGTTGACCGCCGCCCAGCCGTCGCCATCGAGTGCCACTTTCGTCACCCGAGTTCAGAAGGGCCTCGGCCCTCACGAGTCGGGTGTGCTCCTCGTGAGGCGCCGCTATGTGGGGCGTGGCATGCGGGAGGACTTCGAGATCCGCAACTACGAGAAGACTCGGCGCACCCTGAGGGTGGAGCTGGACGTCGACGCCGACCTCGCGGGCCTGTTCGAGGTGAAGGAGAACAGGGTGGTGCGCCGCGGCGAATACGCGTACGAGTTCGAGCCGGGACGGCTCGCCTTCCGACGCAAGTGGGCCGGGCACGTGCGCACGGTGGAGGTCCTCGTATCCCCCGACGCGGAGATCCTCGGCGAGACGATCGTATGGCATGTCCAAGTCCCACCCGGTGACCGCTGGTCCACCTGCCTGGAGGTCTCCCTGCGAGTGGGAGACCGGTCCATCGAACCCGGCTACAGGTGCGGCCTCCCCGTCAGCGAAGCGGCTCCTGCCAAACGCTTCCGCACCTGGCAGGAGACGGCCCCCAGGGTGAAGACCTCTCACGCACCGCTGGCCAACGCGGTGCAGCGTGCGGTGGCCGACCTGGGAGCGCTGCGTATATTCGACCCCGACCGGCCCGACAAGGCGGTGATAGCTGCGGGTGCCCCTTGGTTCATGACGCTCTTCGGTCGGGACTCACTCATCGCATCGTGGATGGCACTGATAGTCGAGCCCGACTTGGCACTCGCCACGCTGGAGACGCTCGCCCGGTTCCAAGGTCAACGCGTCGACGAAGCGACGGAGGAGCAACCGGGACGAATACTCCACGAGATCCGCTTCGGTGAAGCCGCATCCCTCTCTCTGGGTGGGGCACACGTCTACTACGGCTCGGTGGACGCGACCCTCCTCTTCGTGATGTTGCTCGGAGAGCTCCGCAGATGGGGGCTCGCCGACGACCTCGTACCCCGTCTCCTTCCCCACGCCGATCGCGCCCTCGAATGGGCCGAGGTCTGGGGGGACCGAGACGGCGACGGCTACGTCGAATACATGCGCTCGTCACCACACGGTCTGCGCAACCAGGGCTGGAAGGACTCCTGGGACGGGATCACCTTCGCCGACGGCACGCTCGCCGAACCGCCGATCGCCCTGTGCGAAGTCCAGGGGTACCTCTACGGCGCTTACGTGGCAAGGGCCCACTTCGCGCAAGAAGCGGGCGACGAGGAAGAGGCGCGACGCTGGCAGTCGAAAGCTCACGACCTCAGGTATCGGTTCAATCGGGACTTCTGGTTGGAAGACCGGCAGTGCTTCGCTCTCGGCCTGGACAAGGACAAGCGACCGATCGACTCCGTCGCGTCGAACATGGGCCACTGCCTGTGGACCGGGATAGTCGAACCGGACAAGGCGGCGATGGTCGCCAAGAGGCTCCTCGCCGAAGACATGTTCAGCGGCTGGGGAGTGCGAACGCTCTCCACGGAGATGGGTGCGTACAACCCGGTGAGCTACCACTGTGGCTCCGTGTGGCCCCACGACAACGCCCTCGTAGCCGCCGGTCTACTGCGCTACGGGTTCGTCGAAGAGGCCCACCGCATCATCCGAGGCCAGCTGGAAGCAGCCGACGCGCTCGGCGGAAGGTTGCCCGAACTGTTCAGCGGACTCGAACGCGGCGACCTCGAGGTTCCGGTCTCCTACCCCACCTCCTGCAGCCCACAGGCTTGGGCCGCCGCCGCTCCCCTGTACTACCTGCGACTGCTCTTACGCCTCGATCCGTGGATCCCGCACGGCAAGGTGTGGCTGGCTCCGGAGCTCCCCGAGTGGATCCCAGACCTCCGGATCGAGGGAATAAGACTGGGTGCCGATCACGTGGACATCGAAGTAGCCGACGGACGTGTACACGTCGACGGCCTCTCCGGGCGCGTCGAGTTGATCCGCCACCCGAGACAGCCGCTCACGGCGGTCATTCCTCCCTGA
- a CDS encoding flavodoxin: protein MATLLIVHHTPSPALHAMFEAVVEGASDPRIEGVRVVRRAALGANSHDVLGADGYILGTPANIGYISGALKHFFDTVYYPCIDDTRGRPFGVWIHGNDDCTGAMEAIRKITTGLGWRQAAEPVVVTGTPSTDDLERCRELGRTIAALLSLETQ, encoded by the coding sequence GTGGCAACGCTCTTGATCGTCCACCACACGCCCTCCCCGGCCCTACACGCGATGTTCGAAGCCGTAGTGGAGGGCGCATCGGATCCTCGGATCGAAGGCGTCCGTGTCGTCCGGCGGGCGGCGCTGGGGGCGAATTCCCACGACGTCCTGGGCGCAGACGGATACATCCTCGGCACGCCTGCCAACATCGGGTACATATCCGGTGCGTTGAAGCACTTCTTCGACACCGTCTACTACCCGTGCATCGACGACACGAGAGGAAGGCCCTTCGGCGTGTGGATTCACGGCAACGACGATTGCACCGGTGCCATGGAGGCCATCAGGAAGATCACGACGGGTCTCGGATGGCGGCAGGCGGCCGAGCCGGTGGTGGTGACGGGTACTCCGAGCACAGACGACCTCGAAAGGTGCCGCGAGCTCGGGCGGACCATCGCAGCGCTCCTGTCCCTCGAGACCCAGTGA